From the genome of Syngnathus acus chromosome 24, fSynAcu1.2, whole genome shotgun sequence, one region includes:
- the eif2b2 gene encoding translation initiation factor eIF-2B subunit beta, protein MPGGDKETDLTERVEAFLSDLKRGGSGTGPLRGSAETARETTSLLRRITSQARWSSAGDLMELIRKEGRRMVAAQPSETTVGNMIRRVLKIIREEYARSRGSSEELDQQESLHKLLTTGALSEENFRQHFAPLKANVIEAINELLTELDGTTDNISMQALEHIHSNEVIMTIGRSRTVEAFLKDAARKRKFHVIVAECAPFCQGHKMATSLSEAGIETTVIADAAIFAVISRVNKVIIGTQTVLANGGLRAVNGTHTLALAAKHHSTPLIVCTPMFKLSPQFPNEENTFHKFVSPHEVLPFTEGEILSKVNVHCPVFDYVPPELITLFISNFGGHAPSYIYRLMSELYHPEDHEL, encoded by the exons ATGCCGGGCGGGGATAAAGAAACGGACCTGACCGAGCGAGTCGAGGCCTTTTTGTCCGACTTGAAGCGTGGCGGGAGCGGCACCGGACCTCTGCGGGGCTCGGCGGAGACAGCCCGAGAAACGACCTCGTTGCTCCGTAGGATCACGTCGCAGGCTCGCTGGAGCAGCGCAG GTGACCTCATGGAACTCATCCGGAAGGAGGGCAGGCGCATGGTCGCTGCCCAACCGTCAGAGACCACTGTAGGGAACATGATCAGACGTGTTCTCAAGATTATAAGAGAGGAATATGCAAG GTCTCGGGGCAGCAGCGAGGAGCTCGACCAGCAGGAATCTCTACACAAGCTGCTGACAACGGGAGCGCTCAGCGAGGAGAACTTCCGGCAGCATTTTGCTCCCCTCAAAGCCAACGTCATCGAGGCCATCAACGAGCTGTTGACGGAGCTGG ACGGGACGACAGACAACATCTCCATGCAGGCGCTGGAGCACATCCACTCCAACGAGGTCATCATGACCATCGGCCGCTCTCGCACCGTCGAGGCCTTCCTGAAGGACGCCGCACGCAAACGCAAGTTCCACGTCATTGTCGCCGAGTGTGCGCCCTTCTGCCAG ggacacaaaatggccaccagtCTGTCAGAAGCTGGTATTGAAACGACAGTGATCGCAGATGCCGCCATATTTGCGGTCATCTCTCGCGTCAATAAG GTGATCATCGGGACGCAGACGGTCCTTGCAAACGGAGGCCTGAGGGCTGTCAACGGGACGCACACGCTGGCCCTGGCGGCCAAGCACCACTCCACGCCGCTCATCGTTTGCACGCCCATGTTCAAGCTCTCGCCTCAG TTCCCAAATGAGGAGAACACCTTCCACAAATTTGTCTCTCCGCATGAAGTGCTTCCATTCACTGAAG GTGAGATCCTGTCCAAGGTTAACGTGCACTGTCCCGTGTTCGACTACGTCCCGCCGGAGCTCATCACGCTCTTCATCTCCAACTTCGGCGGACACGCGCCCTCGTACATCTACCGCCTCATGAGCGAGCTCTACCATCCCGAGGATCACGAATTGTAA
- the tmed10 gene encoding transmembrane emp24 domain-containing protein 10, translating into MARFATFLLLPVLVELTSSISFFLPVNSRKCLREEIHKDVLVTGEYEISEQPNTKTNLKITDSASHLLYSKDDAIKGKFAFTTEDYEMFEVCFESKSPMGTGRVQDQLVNLDMKHGVEAKNYEEIAKVEKLKPLEVELRRLEDLSESIVNDFAYMKKREEEMRDTNESTNTRVLYFSIFSMCCLIGLATWQVFYLRRFFKAKKLIE; encoded by the exons ATGGCTCGGTTCGCGACGTTCCTGCTCTTACCAGTTCTCGTCGAATTGACGTCGTCCATCTCCTTCTTCCTGCCGGTCAACTCGAGGAAGTGCTTGCGGGAGGAGATCCACAAGGATGTGCTGGTCACCGGGGAGTACGAGATAAGCGAGCAGCCGAACACCAAAACCAACCTGAAG ATCACAGATTCTGCCAGCCATTTGCTCTACAGCAAGGACGATGCCATCAAAGGGAAGTTTGCGTTCACCACAGAGGACTATGAAATGTTTGAGGTGTGCTTTGAGAGCAAGTCCCCCATGG GAACCGGAAGAGTGCAGGACCAATTGGTCAACTTGGACATGAAGCATGGCGTGGAGGCCAAGAACTATGAGGAG ATTGCCAAGGTGGAGAAGCTGAAGCCTCTCGAGGTGGAGCTGCGGCGACTGGAGGACCTTTCCGAGTCCATCGTCAACGACTTTGCTTACATGAAGAAGCGAGAGGAGGAGATGAGGGACACCAATG AGTCTACCAACACGCGTGTGCTGTACTTCAGCATCTTCTCCATGTGCTGCCTGATCGGGCTGGCCACGTGGCAGGTGTTCTACCTGCGCCGCTTCTTCAAGGCCAAGAAGCTGATCGAGTAG
- the fosab gene encoding v-fos FBJ murine osteosarcoma viral oncogene homolog Ab — protein MMFNVFKPECDSSSRCSTASPAADSNSNVGYYQASPAGSYSSMGSPQSQDYTELTTLSASFVPTVTAISSSPDLQWMVQPLISSVAPSHRGHSSTSRPSPAYPRGAVKVSASRPHSTTKRGRMEEISAEEEAKRKIRRERNKQAAAKCRNRRQELTDTLQAETDQLEDEKSSIQNDIANLLKEKERLEFILAAHRPFCKVPAELDSDFPRASVSPARSCVSAEPPAVSNSLFSGLSAGTAASGGAIKLSDLDASVLDESLDLLSKTEVERSVPEVDLSGGAQDWEQLHPSVTSGDFELPLCTPVVTCTPTGTTFTSSFMFTFPEADSFPGCGAAHRRGSSGNEQSSDSLNSPTLLAL, from the exons ATGATGTTCAACGTTTTCAAGCCGGAGTGCGACTCCTCCTCCCGGTGCAGCACCGCGTCCCCGGCCGCTGACAGCAACAGCAACGTCGGCTACTACCAAGCGTCCCCAGCCGGATCCTACTCCAGCATGGGCTCGCCACAATCTCAG GATTACACCGAGCTGACCACCTTGAGTGCCTCGTTCGTCCCCACGGTGACGGCCATCTCCAGCAGCCCTGACCTGCAGTGGATGGTGCAGCCGCTCATCTCCTCGGTGGCCCCCTCGCACAGGGGACACTCCTCCACCTCCAGGCCCAGCCCGGCCtaccccaggggggcggtgaAGGTGTCGGCATCCCGCCCTCACAGCACCACCAAGAGAGGCAGGATGGAAGAG ATTTCAGCCGAGGAGgaagcaaaaagaaagattCGCCGGGAGAGAAACAAGCAGGCGGCCGCCAAATGCCGCAACAGGAGGCAGGAGCTTACCGACACGCTCCAAGCT GAAACGGATCAGTTGGAGGACGAGAAGTCTAGCATTCAGAACGACATTGCCAACCTCCTCAAGGAGAAGGAACGTCTGGAGTTCATCCTGGCCGCCCACCGGCCCTTCTGCAAAGTTCCCGCCGAGCTGGACTCTGACTTCCCTCGGGCATCGGTCTCGCCGGCCCGCTCGTGCGTCTCCGCCGAGCCCCCCGCCGTCTCCAACTCGCTCTTCTCCGGCCTGTCTGCCGGCACCGCCGCATCCGGCGGCGCGATCAAACTGAGCGACCTGGACGCTTCGGTACTGGACGAGTCCCTGGACCTGCTGAGCAAGACGGAGGTGGAGCGCTCGGTCCCCGAGGTGGACCTGTCCGGTGGCGCTCAGGACTGGGAGCAGCTGCACCCGTCGGTGACCAGCGGTGACTTTGAGCTGCCGCTGTGCACGCCGGTGGTCACCTGCACGCCGACCGGCACCACCTTCACGTCCTCCTTCATGTTCACCTTCCCCGAGGCTGACTCCTTCCCTGGCTGCGGAGCGGCCCACAGGCGGGGGAGCAGCGGCAACGAGCAGTCGTCCGACTCGCTCAACTCGCCCACACTGCTGGCCCTTTAA
- the LOC119117905 gene encoding proto-oncogene c-Fos-like produces the protein MHPDYSSDSSSSSCSTASPGGDTLGCSLQPLSPAPDNDQDVESGASDCVVPSADAISPDRWRTSQPSASPSKEGSRGQTPFKKKAKPSACRKGHKDKPSKEEDERRRIRRERNKIAAAKCRNRRRELIDTLQAETDQLEEEKSILQSEIDELLKEKERLEQVLSSHESSCCKLEEKADEDEVTMMSAESVGLAQVRCIPAAAIFGNSNLLLSSNLEEDQDESLEDLKDDLDDLVPSLEMEASEEGEAFVPDIVDLSGPLCLPDWETLYKSVADDLECLAAPLAASSGPSCGGIYRTGVFSFSLADLDALAEDARSGPEDSLNSPTLLAL, from the exons ATGCACCCGGATTATTCCTCGGACTCGTCGTCGTCCAGCTGCAGCACAGCATCGCCTGGCGGGGACACTCTTGGGTGCAGCCTGCAGCCTCTGTCACCGGCACCTGACAACGACCAG GATGTGGAAAGCGGTGCGTCGGACTGCGTGGTCCCCAGCGCGGATGCCATCTCGCCGGATCGGTGGCGCACGTCTCAACCGAGCGCCTCGCCTTCCAAAGAGGGCAGCAGGGGCCAGACGCCTTTTAAGAAGAAGGCCAAGCCCTCCGCCTGCAGAAAAGGGCACAAAGACAAG CCTTCCAAAGAAGAGGACGAGAGGCGGAGAATTCGTCGGGAGCGGAACAAAATTGCTGCGGCAAAATGCCGGAACAGGCGCAGGGAGCTGATCGACACGCTGCAAGct GAAACTGACCAACTGGAAGAGGAGAAGTCCATCCTTCAGTCGGAGATAGACGAGCTCCTGAAGGAGAAGGAGCGCCTGGAGCAGGTGTTGTCCTCGCACGAGTCCTCCTGCTGTAAGCTGGAGGAGAAAGCTGACGAGGACGAAGTCACGATGATGTCGGCCGAAAGCGTCGGCCTGGCCCAAGTCCGCTGCATCCCGGCCGCCGCCATCTTCGGCAACTCCAACCTCCTCCTGTCCTCCAACCTGGAGGAGGACCAAGACGAGAGCCTGGAGGACCTGAAGGACGACCTGGACGACTTGGTCCCCAGTCTTGAGATGGAGGCGTCCGAGGAGGGGGAGGCCTTCGTCCCCGACATCGTGGACCTGAGCGGGCCTCTCTGCCTGCCCGACTGGGAAACCTTGTACAAGTCGGTGGCCGACGACCTGGAATGTCTGGCCGCGCCGCTCGCCGCGTCTTCCGGCCCCTCGTGCGGCGGCATCTACCGCACCGGCGTCTTCTCCTTCAGCTTGGCCGACTTGGACGCCCTGGCGGAGGACGCCCGGAGCGGCCCCGAAGACAGTCTCAACTCACCGACACTGCTGGCGTTGTGa